The Myxococcaceae bacterium JPH2 genome contains a region encoding:
- a CDS encoding TIGR01777 family oxidoreductase: MGKSHVFRARSPMPVSASDLFRWHAREGAFERLVPPWDPVQVVERSGEGIQTGARLAIALHVGPFRSRLAAEHTAYEEGVLFQDTQRAGPFRRWVHTHHMRPGPSSASSVLEDEVEYELPLGALGSTVAGASVRHRLEHTFAYRHAVTFADLKRHAAFSSMGPLTVAITGASGLVGSALGPFLTTGGHRVKRLVRGRADAARGEVAWAPQRGDIDARALEGVDAVVHLAGANVAGHRWTPEYRDLILKSRTEGTRVLCEALAKLERKPRVVVSASAIGYFGDRGDEVLTEASAPGEGFLSQVCREWEAATAPAEAAGIRVVHARLGVVLDAREGALAKMLPAFRAGGGGPMGSGRQWMSWVSLEDVLGLLHFAMMTPAVRGALHVVSPGAVRQAELARTLGRVVHRPAFLPMPAAVIRGLFGQMGEEALLAGAHAVPEAALRHGYAFTFPELESALRFTLGQTRAGPEYQHA; this comes from the coding sequence ATGGGCAAGTCGCACGTCTTCAGAGCGCGCAGCCCCATGCCAGTTTCGGCGTCCGACCTGTTCCGCTGGCACGCTCGAGAGGGGGCCTTCGAGCGGCTGGTTCCTCCCTGGGACCCGGTCCAGGTCGTGGAGCGCTCCGGCGAGGGCATCCAGACTGGCGCCCGGCTCGCCATCGCGCTGCATGTGGGCCCTTTTCGCTCCCGCCTCGCCGCCGAGCACACCGCCTACGAAGAGGGCGTGCTGTTCCAGGACACGCAGCGGGCCGGGCCGTTTCGCCGCTGGGTCCACACGCATCACATGCGACCCGGTCCCTCCTCGGCGTCTTCGGTCCTGGAGGACGAGGTGGAGTACGAGCTGCCCCTCGGTGCCCTGGGCAGCACCGTGGCGGGCGCGTCCGTGCGGCATCGCCTGGAGCACACGTTCGCGTATCGCCACGCGGTCACCTTCGCGGACCTGAAGCGCCATGCCGCGTTCTCGTCGATGGGGCCGCTCACGGTGGCCATCACGGGCGCCTCGGGGCTGGTGGGCTCGGCGCTCGGGCCCTTCCTCACGACCGGAGGGCACCGGGTGAAGCGGTTGGTGCGCGGTCGGGCGGATGCCGCGCGCGGCGAGGTTGCCTGGGCACCCCAGCGCGGGGACATCGATGCTCGGGCCTTGGAGGGCGTGGACGCCGTGGTGCACCTGGCGGGCGCGAACGTCGCCGGGCACCGATGGACGCCTGAGTACCGGGACCTCATCCTCAAGAGCCGCACCGAGGGCACGCGCGTCTTGTGCGAGGCGTTGGCGAAGCTGGAGCGCAAGCCGCGCGTGGTGGTGAGCGCCTCGGCCATTGGCTACTTCGGCGACCGAGGCGACGAGGTGCTCACCGAAGCCTCCGCGCCGGGTGAGGGATTCCTCTCCCAGGTGTGTCGCGAGTGGGAGGCCGCCACCGCGCCCGCCGAGGCCGCGGGTATTCGCGTGGTGCACGCGCGCCTGGGCGTGGTGCTGGATGCGCGCGAGGGGGCGCTCGCGAAGATGCTCCCCGCCTTCCGCGCGGGCGGCGGAGGCCCCATGGGTTCGGGGCGCCAGTGGATGAGCTGGGTGTCCCTGGAGGACGTCCTCGGCCTGCTCCACTTCGCGATGATGACGCCGGCCGTGAGAGGGGCCCTCCACGTCGTGTCGCCGGGCGCGGTGCGGCAGGCGGAGCTGGCCCGGACGCTCGGGCGGGTGGTCCATCGCCCGGCCTTCCTGCCCATGCCCGCCGCGGTCATTCGGGGTCTCTTCGGGCAGATGGGCGAGGAGGCGCTCCTGGCGGGCGCCCACGCTGTCCCCGAGGCCGCGCTGCGCCACGGGTACGCCTTCACCTTCCCGGAGCTGGAGAGCGCCCTGCGCTTCACCCTCGGCCAGACGCGCGCGGGACCGGAATACCAGCACGCCTGA
- a CDS encoding threonylcarbamoyl-AMP synthase yields MLNPDQLDRAVELLRGGGVIALPTETVYGLAANAEDELAVRRVFAIKGRPATHPLIVHLAGVEHLNAWAREVPSEARRLAEAFWPGPLTLVLRRTSRATDAVTGGQDTVALRVPGHPVALEVLRRLGGGVAAPSANRFGKVSPTTAEHVRQDLGSDVDLVLDGGPSTVGVESTIVDLSTGAPAILRPGGLATEDVERVLGREVPVRTSSTVRVSGSLASHYAPRAGVVLAEPSEAAERVRELRARGLNVGVLGPAHLVLPPEVARFDVPEQAGDAARVLYARLREADAQGHDVLVACLPQAQGLGLAVRDRLARAAAPRDPTPSH; encoded by the coding sequence ATGCTTAATCCGGATCAACTCGACCGTGCAGTGGAATTGCTGCGAGGCGGCGGCGTCATCGCCCTGCCAACAGAAACCGTGTACGGCCTGGCGGCCAACGCCGAGGACGAGCTGGCCGTGCGCCGCGTCTTCGCCATCAAGGGCCGCCCCGCCACGCATCCCCTCATCGTCCACCTCGCGGGCGTGGAGCACCTCAACGCCTGGGCTCGCGAGGTTCCGTCTGAGGCTCGACGGTTGGCCGAGGCCTTCTGGCCCGGACCGTTGACGCTGGTGCTGCGGCGCACATCGCGCGCAACGGATGCCGTCACGGGCGGGCAGGACACGGTGGCGCTGCGCGTGCCCGGACATCCCGTGGCGCTGGAGGTGCTGCGCCGGCTCGGGGGTGGAGTGGCCGCACCGAGCGCCAATCGCTTCGGCAAGGTGAGCCCCACCACCGCCGAGCACGTTCGCCAGGACCTGGGGAGCGACGTGGACCTCGTGCTGGATGGAGGCCCGAGCACGGTGGGCGTGGAGTCCACCATCGTCGACCTGAGCACGGGAGCCCCCGCCATCCTGCGGCCCGGAGGGCTGGCCACGGAGGACGTGGAGCGGGTGCTCGGCCGAGAAGTCCCGGTGCGAACGTCATCGACGGTGCGCGTGTCGGGCTCGTTGGCCTCACACTACGCGCCGCGCGCGGGCGTGGTGCTCGCGGAGCCGTCCGAGGCCGCCGAGCGCGTGCGCGAGCTGCGCGCGCGAGGCTTGAACGTAGGCGTCCTGGGCCCCGCGCATCTCGTCTTGCCCCCAGAGGTCGCGCGCTTCGATGTGCCCGAGCAGGCAGGCGATGCGGCGCGCGTGCTCTATGCCCGCCTGCGTGAAGCCGATGCGCAGGGCCACGATGTCTTGGTCGCGTGTCTGCCTCAGGCGCAAGGACTGGGGCTCGCGGTGAGAGACCGGCTCGCTCGGGCCGCCGCGCCGCGCGACCCGACGCCCTCGCACTGA